One part of the Rhodococcus oxybenzonivorans genome encodes these proteins:
- a CDS encoding neutral zinc metallopeptidase: MGVLALVILCGCARSIDGDAASIYDDPFKVAGLDATSGPSGARKGVPGADLPVTGTDGGEIDTMVANAVSDIESYWRTQFPALFHRDFEPVEELISWDPRDSDGPRFCGDSTEELLNAGYCSTDHTIGWDRALLLPEVVEKFGVVAAVFVLAHEYGHAVQTKAGIAEVEVGGGIVREQQADCFGGAFMRHIAEDKSPHFTLNTSDGLNKVLASAVAIGDTDPSDPGNVHGSAFERVTATQIGFTDGPAPCTRIDEKEIDSRRADLPQFFADESDDGELPVTEESLEAFFTSFQQIFDLNDPPELNFDGADLGCRDAEVTEPVSFCPASNTIGVSVDALAERGTPGRLGRRELFQTDLTGDYNAYVLLASRYTLALQKDRGDDLHSPQTALRAACLSGVITTALSPENPATLEEGSVWLSPGDLDEAVSGLLTDGLAASDVNGETVPSGFSRVDAFRTGVLGGEQACEGRYR; the protein is encoded by the coding sequence ATGGGTGTGCTCGCCCTGGTCATACTGTGCGGCTGCGCGCGATCGATCGACGGCGACGCCGCCTCCATCTACGACGATCCCTTCAAGGTGGCCGGCCTGGACGCCACGTCCGGGCCGAGTGGGGCCCGGAAGGGGGTGCCGGGCGCCGACCTTCCCGTCACCGGTACCGACGGCGGCGAGATCGACACGATGGTCGCCAATGCTGTCAGCGACATCGAATCCTATTGGCGCACCCAGTTCCCCGCTCTGTTCCATCGCGACTTCGAACCGGTCGAAGAACTGATTTCGTGGGACCCCCGGGATTCGGACGGTCCGCGGTTCTGCGGGGACAGCACCGAAGAATTGCTCAATGCCGGGTATTGCAGCACCGACCACACCATCGGCTGGGACCGCGCGCTCCTCCTACCCGAGGTCGTGGAGAAGTTCGGTGTGGTGGCCGCGGTTTTCGTCCTCGCCCACGAGTACGGACATGCCGTTCAGACCAAGGCGGGAATCGCCGAGGTCGAGGTGGGCGGGGGCATCGTTCGCGAGCAGCAGGCCGACTGCTTCGGCGGGGCATTCATGCGGCACATCGCGGAAGACAAGTCACCCCACTTCACGTTGAACACCTCCGACGGGTTGAACAAGGTGCTGGCGTCGGCGGTCGCGATCGGCGATACCGATCCCAGCGACCCCGGCAATGTTCACGGTTCGGCGTTCGAGCGGGTCACCGCCACGCAGATCGGATTCACCGACGGCCCCGCACCCTGTACGCGCATCGACGAGAAGGAGATCGATTCCCGCCGTGCCGACCTCCCTCAGTTCTTTGCCGATGAATCCGACGACGGTGAACTACCTGTCACCGAGGAGTCGCTGGAGGCGTTCTTCACGTCGTTCCAGCAGATCTTCGACCTCAACGATCCGCCGGAGCTGAACTTCGACGGCGCGGACCTCGGTTGCAGAGACGCCGAGGTCACCGAGCCGGTGTCGTTCTGTCCGGCGAGCAACACCATCGGCGTCAGTGTCGATGCCCTTGCCGAGCGTGGCACACCGGGTCGGCTGGGCCGGCGTGAGCTGTTCCAGACCGATCTGACCGGCGACTACAACGCATACGTTCTGCTGGCGTCGCGGTACACCCTGGCCCTGCAGAAGGATCGCGGAGACGACCTTCATTCACCGCAGACAGCTCTGCGCGCCGCCTGCTTGTCCGGCGTCATCACCACGGCACTGAGCCCGGAAAATCCGGCCACCCTGGAAGAAGGCAGTGTGTGGCTTTCCCCCGGCGACCTCGACGAGGCAGTGTCGGGGCTGCTCACCGACGGGCTCGCCGCCAGCGATGTCAACGGCGAGACCGTTCCGAGTGGGTTCTCCCGGGTCGACGCCTTCCGCACCGGGGTGCTGGGCGGCGAGCAGGCTTGCGAGGGACGCTACCGCTGA
- a CDS encoding tetratricopeptide repeat protein, protein MTGAVDLSALKERATTPPPAPSGNGAAPSAAGSGLAPVVEVTEANFEAEVLVRSQQVPVVVDLWATWCEPCKQLSPLLEKLAHEAGGTWVLAKVDVDANPRIAQAFGVQSVPTVVAIAAGQPLADFQGVQPEPQLRQWLAAIAQAVAGKLSGPPSDGADADQPEPEDPRFVAAEAALDEGDLAGAEAAFQRILDEEPANAEAQGALRQVRFLARVQSVDPSAVAAADAAPDDIDAQLQAADVELYSQAPEAAFARLIGVIARSAGDDRTRVRTRLVELFELFDPAEPVVMAARRKLAAALY, encoded by the coding sequence ATGACCGGCGCAGTCGATCTGTCAGCACTCAAGGAGCGCGCCACCACCCCGCCCCCTGCACCCTCCGGAAACGGAGCCGCGCCCTCGGCCGCCGGTTCCGGGCTCGCCCCGGTCGTCGAGGTCACTGAGGCCAACTTCGAAGCCGAGGTGCTCGTCCGGTCCCAGCAGGTCCCGGTCGTCGTCGATCTCTGGGCCACCTGGTGTGAGCCGTGCAAGCAACTCTCGCCGCTGCTCGAGAAGTTGGCTCACGAGGCGGGTGGCACCTGGGTGCTTGCCAAGGTCGACGTCGACGCCAACCCGCGCATCGCCCAGGCATTCGGGGTCCAGTCTGTCCCGACGGTCGTTGCCATCGCGGCCGGGCAGCCCCTGGCGGACTTCCAGGGTGTGCAGCCCGAACCACAACTGCGTCAGTGGCTGGCCGCCATCGCGCAGGCTGTCGCCGGAAAGCTCAGCGGCCCTCCGTCGGATGGCGCAGACGCCGACCAGCCGGAACCGGAGGACCCCCGCTTCGTTGCTGCCGAGGCAGCCCTCGACGAAGGCGATCTGGCGGGCGCAGAAGCCGCATTCCAGCGCATCCTCGACGAGGAACCCGCCAACGCCGAAGCGCAGGGTGCGCTTCGGCAGGTTCGTTTCCTCGCCCGCGTGCAATCGGTGGATCCCTCTGCCGTAGCGGCGGCGGATGCGGCGCCCGACGATATCGATGCTCAGCTGCAGGCCGCCGACGTGGAGCTCTACTCGCAGGCCCCGGAGGCGGCTTTCGCCCGGTTGATCGGCGTGATTGCCCGGAGCGCCGGCGACGACAGGACGAGGGTCCGTACCCGCCTGGTCGAGCTGTTCGAGTTGTTCGACCCTGCCGAACCGGTGGTCATGGCGGCACGCAGGAAACTCGCGGCCGCGCTGTACTGA